From Candidatus Desulfatibia profunda, one genomic window encodes:
- a CDS encoding site-specific DNA-methyltransferase: protein MAGKKKSAKKPIEQYDHKGKKRVNNPPVGLVTPDTDKETGKKTYAHDPHIDPSLQWAGKAEHTSFEVPTVSLHVHERIDPRTIIEAVRKTNGPKPQQLSLFATPEENPPIREAIEFYKHKHNWSNRLIAGDSLLVMNSLLEKEGLAGKVQMIYIDPPYGIKYGSNFQPFVNKRDVKDGKDEDLTAEPEMIKAFRDTWELGIHSYLTYLRDRLLLSRELLTESGSIFVQISDENVHLVRNLMDEVFGVGNFVSEIAFATTTGRGASLIDCIYDRILWYAKEKSKAKYHQLFSELDQTSKSYFKYEEDGRRFLLRDLTSQGETDTGRFVFQFKKKNFVPPPGRHWSTTEKGMENLYKSNRLYDFGRQLRYKRYEDDYPVSPIGNLWADTQLGSFVAQKIYVVQTNTKVIARCLLMTTDPGDLVFDPTCGSGTTAYVAEQWGRRWITCDTSRVAVTLAKQRLMTALFDYYELAHPTEGVGSGFNYKTVPHITLKAIANNEPYGQETLYDQPFADKSRARVSGPFTVEAVPAPMVRPLDDISLYSDMQIPADESIARSGETLRHAQWRDELLRTGIRGKYGQFILFSRVEPLPATRWLHAEAETKPNDRGADSVREQPGVYGQPVRAVISFGPEHAPLEQRQVGLAIEEAQLLVPKPRIIVFAAFQFDPEAAKDIDETDWPGVTLLKAQMNADLLTEDLKKKRASNESFWLMGQPDVRVDKIEEGDDQGKYRVEVLGFDYYNTKTGIIESGGNEKIALWMLDTDYDGRSLFPKQVFFPMSGETDGWSRLAKNLKAEIDPDLIEAYRGTISLPFEIGDNRRIAVKIIDDRGIESLKIMEID, encoded by the coding sequence ATGGCAGGTAAGAAAAAAAGCGCTAAAAAGCCGATCGAACAGTATGATCACAAGGGCAAAAAGCGGGTCAACAACCCACCGGTCGGTCTGGTGACCCCGGATACCGATAAAGAAACCGGTAAAAAGACTTATGCCCATGATCCGCATATCGACCCCAGTTTGCAATGGGCCGGCAAGGCCGAGCATACGTCGTTTGAAGTGCCGACAGTATCCCTGCACGTACATGAACGCATCGATCCCCGCACCATTATCGAGGCCGTGCGCAAAACCAACGGGCCAAAGCCGCAACAGCTTTCCCTGTTTGCAACTCCTGAAGAAAATCCGCCGATCAGGGAAGCCATCGAATTCTACAAGCACAAGCACAACTGGTCCAATCGCCTGATTGCCGGTGACAGCCTGCTGGTGATGAATTCCCTGCTGGAAAAAGAAGGGCTGGCCGGCAAGGTGCAAATGATTTACATCGACCCGCCTTACGGCATCAAGTACGGCTCGAATTTCCAGCCCTTCGTGAATAAGCGCGATGTCAAAGACGGCAAGGATGAGGACCTGACTGCCGAGCCGGAGATGATCAAGGCATTTCGCGATACCTGGGAACTGGGAATTCATTCCTATCTTACCTATCTGCGGGATAGGTTGTTGCTGTCCAGGGAACTATTGACCGAAAGCGGCAGCATCTTTGTGCAGATCAGCGATGAGAATGTTCATTTGGTCAGAAACCTGATGGATGAGGTATTTGGGGTAGGGAATTTTGTTAGCGAGATCGCTTTTGCAACAACCACTGGGAGAGGCGCAAGTTTGATCGACTGCATTTATGATCGAATTCTTTGGTATGCTAAAGAAAAATCAAAAGCCAAATATCATCAGCTTTTTTCTGAATTAGATCAGACCTCCAAATCCTATTTTAAATATGAGGAAGATGGCAGGAGATTTTTGCTTCGTGATTTGACGTCGCAAGGAGAGACAGATACAGGCAGATTTGTTTTTCAATTTAAAAAAAAGAATTTTGTTCCACCTCCTGGCCGTCATTGGAGTACAACTGAAAAAGGAATGGAGAACCTATATAAGTCCAATCGGTTATATGATTTTGGACGACAATTGCGATATAAGAGATACGAAGATGATTATCCAGTTTCACCGATTGGAAACCTTTGGGCAGACACGCAGTTGGGGAGCTTTGTTGCTCAAAAGATATACGTTGTCCAAACAAATACCAAAGTCATTGCTCGCTGCCTTCTCATGACCACCGACCCCGGTGACCTGGTCTTTGACCCCACCTGCGGGTCCGGCACCACAGCTTATGTGGCCGAGCAATGGGGCCGGCGCTGGATTACCTGCGATACATCCAGGGTGGCGGTTACCTTGGCCAAGCAGCGGCTCATGACTGCCCTGTTCGACTATTACGAACTGGCCCATCCAACAGAAGGGGTAGGCAGCGGTTTTAATTATAAAACCGTACCCCATATCACCTTAAAAGCGATTGCCAACAATGAGCCTTATGGCCAGGAAACATTGTATGACCAGCCGTTCGCAGACAAATCCAGGGCAAGGGTCAGCGGTCCTTTTACCGTGGAGGCTGTGCCGGCGCCGATGGTAAGACCTTTGGACGACATCAGCCTTTACAGCGACATGCAGATTCCTGCCGACGAATCCATCGCCCGCTCAGGCGAAACCCTGCGCCATGCGCAGTGGCGGGATGAGCTGCTCAGGACCGGCATTCGCGGCAAATACGGCCAGTTTATTTTGTTTTCGCGGGTGGAGCCGCTGCCCGCAACCCGCTGGCTGCATGCCGAAGCTGAAACCAAACCCAATGATCGGGGCGCGGATTCCGTGCGGGAACAGCCCGGTGTGTACGGTCAACCGGTTCGAGCGGTGATTTCTTTCGGCCCTGAACATGCTCCGCTGGAGCAGCGCCAGGTGGGGCTGGCCATCGAGGAGGCCCAGTTACTTGTTCCCAAACCCAGGATCATTGTATTTGCCGCTTTTCAGTTCGATCCTGAGGCGGCCAAAGATATCGACGAGACCGACTGGCCGGGGGTGACCCTGCTCAAGGCCCAGATGAACGCCGATCTTTTAACCGAGGATCTGAAAAAGAAGCGGGCCAGCAACGAAAGCTTTTGGCTCATGGGCCAGCCGGATGTGCGGGTGGATAAAATTGAAGAAGGCGATGATCAGGGCAAATATCGCGTGGAAGTGCTGGGTTTTGATTATTACAATACCAAGACCGGAATTATTGAATCCGGCGGCAACGAAAAGATCGCGTTGTGGATGTTGGATACCGATTATGACGGCCGCAGCCTTTTCCCTAAACAGGTGTTTTTCCCCATGTCCGGTGAAACAGACGGCTGGTCGCGCCTGGCCAAAAACCTGAAGGCCGAGATTGACCCGGATCTGATCGAAGCCTACCGGGGAACAATATCTTTACCGTTTGAAATAGGAGACAACCGTCGCATCGCTGTTAAAATTATAGATGATCGTGGTATAGAGAGTTTGAAGATTATGGAGATCGACTGA